In Columba livia isolate bColLiv1 breed racing homer chromosome 6, bColLiv1.pat.W.v2, whole genome shotgun sequence, a single genomic region encodes these proteins:
- the LOC135579802 gene encoding peroxisomal leader peptide-processing protease-like isoform X1 has product MEEEQTCCVVSISGSPGSPQPGAGPCSCSGVVLSRGPGLVLCHGARFAAFLRDGPAAWAQPRALLPDALQPSLRLHVLHPSAGTRVPALSRDAPAASRSPAGALQQHEAQLLALVPCRTFQKALAQAFGQAEQWRFGGEAAGADPRALHWFAWLRVPGLDTPAGGWTARASAGCLRKGQALRACGSPFGALCPDLFLNTLSKGVVSNMAGEENALLLTDARCLPGTEGGGAFLPSATGSRLVAVIAASFCWKGAEWVGLTLLCSLAAILRSSAGVLDAAGVAVPPVPGRVAAVQAAGEQDPLGWVALVECGGTWGSGVLLSPRLLLTCRHVVEAGDPLCVTPAPGPSRAATVLSGRLVFATEESSPFDVAVVELQDSVPGFVPPRPAHTFLPGEEVSVMGFGALGRACGPSVTAGVLSAVVTVAGRPVMLQTTCAVHGGSSGSPLVSSRSGRLLGIVASNTRDTSAGTTYPHLNFCIPITILQPLVARYRCTRDPNAFAELNRAGEGVQAAWWLQRQPGPPSKL; this is encoded by the exons atGGAGGAGGAGCAGACGTGCTGCGTGGTCAGCATCTCTGGCTCCCCCGGTTCGCCCCAGCCGGGCGCTggcccctgcagctgcagcgggGTGGTGCTGAGCCGCGGCCCCGGGCTGGTGCTGTGCCACGGCGCCCGCTTTGCGGCCTTCCTGCGGGATGGCCCTGCCGCCTGGGCGCAGCCCCGTGCCCTGCTGCCCGATGCCTTGCAGCCCTCCCTGCGCCTCCATGTCCTGCACCCCTCAGCGGGGACCCGCGTCCCAGCCCTCAGCCGTGACGCTCCAGCAGCATCGCGCAGCCCAGCCGGTGCCTTGCAGCAGCACGAAGCCCAGCTCCTGGCCCTGGTGCCCTGCAGAACCTTCCAGAAGGCGCTGGCGCAGGCGTTCGGGCAGGCGGAGCAATGGCGCTTTggcggggaggcagcgggggCCGACCCGCGGGCCCTGCACTGGTTCGCCTGGCTGCGGGTGCCCGGCCTGGACACCCCTGCGGGCGGCTGGACGGCGCGGGCGAGCGCCGGGTGCCTGCGCAAGGGCCAGGCGCTGCGGGCCTGCGGCTCCCCCTTCGGCGCCCTCTGCCCCGACCTCTTCCTCAACACCCTGAGCAAAGGGGTGGTCAGCAACATGGCTGGCGAGGAGAACGCCCTGCTCCTCACCGACGCGCGCTGCCTGCCCGGCACCGAGGGCGGCGGTGCCTTCTTGCCGTCTGCCACCGGCTCCCGCTTGGTGGCCGTCATTGCCGCCTCCTTCTGCTGGAAAGGCGCCGAGTGGGTCGGgctcaccctgctctgctccctcgCTGCCATCCTGCGCAGCAGCGCCGGTGTCCTGGACGCCGCCGGGGTGGCGGTGCCACCAGTGCCGGGGCGGGTGGCcgcggtgcaggcagcaggagagcaggacCCCCTGGGCTGGGTGGCGCTGGTGGAGTgtggggggacgtgggggtcGGGGGTGCTGCTGTCTCCCCGCCTGCTCCTCACCTGCCGGCATGTGGTGGAGGCCGGTGACCCGCTCTGCGTGACACCAGCGCCTGGTCCCAGCCG GGCCGCCACTGTCCTCAGCGGGCGCCTGGTGTTTGCCACCGAGGAGTCTTCTCCCTTCGACGTGGCCGTGGTGGAGCTGCAGGACAGCGTGCCGGGCTTTGTCCCCCCGCGCCCAGCACACACCTTCCTCCCAG gCGAGGAGGTGAGCGTGATGGGCTTCGGGGCGCTGGGGCGGGCCTGCGGCCCCTCGGTGACAGCGGGGGTCCTCTCGGCTGTGGTGACGGTGGCCGGGCGCCCTGTCATGCTGCAGACCACCTGCGCCGTCCATGGGGGCTCCAGCGGCAGCCCCCTCGTCTCCTCCCGCAGCGGACGCCTCCTGG GGATCGTGGCCAGCAACACCCGGGACACCAGCGCGGGGACCACCTACCCGCACCTCAACTTCTGCATCCCCATCACCATCCTGCAGCCCCTCGTCGCGCGCTACCGATGCACCAGGGACCCCAACGCCTTCGCCGAGCTCAACCGGGCGGGTGAGGGCGTGCAGGCGGCTTGGTGGCTCCAGCGGCAGCCGGGACCCCCCAGCAAGCTCTGA
- the LOC135579802 gene encoding peroxisomal leader peptide-processing protease-like isoform X2, translating to MEEEQTCCVVSISGSPGSPQPGAGPCSCSGVVLSRGPGLVLCHGARFAAFLRDGPAAWAQPRALLPDALQPSLRLHVLHPSAGTRVPALSRDAPAASRSPAGALQQHEAQLLALVPCRTFQKALAQAFGQAEQWRFGGEAAGADPRALHWFAWLRVPGLDTPAGGWTARASAGCLRKGQALRACGSPFGALCPDLFLNTLSKGVVSNMAGEENALLLTDARCLPGTEGGGAFLPSATGSRLVAVIAASFCWKGAEWVGLTLLCSLAAILRSSAGVLDAAGVAVPPVPGRVAAVQAAGEQDPLGWVALVECGGTWGSGVLLSPRLLLTCRHVVEAGDPLCVTPAPGPSRAATVLSGRLVFATEESSPFDVAVVELQDSVPGFVPPRPAHTFLPGIVASNTRDTSAGTTYPHLNFCIPITILQPLVARYRCTRDPNAFAELNRAGEGVQAAWWLQRQPGPPSKL from the exons atGGAGGAGGAGCAGACGTGCTGCGTGGTCAGCATCTCTGGCTCCCCCGGTTCGCCCCAGCCGGGCGCTggcccctgcagctgcagcgggGTGGTGCTGAGCCGCGGCCCCGGGCTGGTGCTGTGCCACGGCGCCCGCTTTGCGGCCTTCCTGCGGGATGGCCCTGCCGCCTGGGCGCAGCCCCGTGCCCTGCTGCCCGATGCCTTGCAGCCCTCCCTGCGCCTCCATGTCCTGCACCCCTCAGCGGGGACCCGCGTCCCAGCCCTCAGCCGTGACGCTCCAGCAGCATCGCGCAGCCCAGCCGGTGCCTTGCAGCAGCACGAAGCCCAGCTCCTGGCCCTGGTGCCCTGCAGAACCTTCCAGAAGGCGCTGGCGCAGGCGTTCGGGCAGGCGGAGCAATGGCGCTTTggcggggaggcagcgggggCCGACCCGCGGGCCCTGCACTGGTTCGCCTGGCTGCGGGTGCCCGGCCTGGACACCCCTGCGGGCGGCTGGACGGCGCGGGCGAGCGCCGGGTGCCTGCGCAAGGGCCAGGCGCTGCGGGCCTGCGGCTCCCCCTTCGGCGCCCTCTGCCCCGACCTCTTCCTCAACACCCTGAGCAAAGGGGTGGTCAGCAACATGGCTGGCGAGGAGAACGCCCTGCTCCTCACCGACGCGCGCTGCCTGCCCGGCACCGAGGGCGGCGGTGCCTTCTTGCCGTCTGCCACCGGCTCCCGCTTGGTGGCCGTCATTGCCGCCTCCTTCTGCTGGAAAGGCGCCGAGTGGGTCGGgctcaccctgctctgctccctcgCTGCCATCCTGCGCAGCAGCGCCGGTGTCCTGGACGCCGCCGGGGTGGCGGTGCCACCAGTGCCGGGGCGGGTGGCcgcggtgcaggcagcaggagagcaggacCCCCTGGGCTGGGTGGCGCTGGTGGAGTgtggggggacgtgggggtcGGGGGTGCTGCTGTCTCCCCGCCTGCTCCTCACCTGCCGGCATGTGGTGGAGGCCGGTGACCCGCTCTGCGTGACACCAGCGCCTGGTCCCAGCCG GGCCGCCACTGTCCTCAGCGGGCGCCTGGTGTTTGCCACCGAGGAGTCTTCTCCCTTCGACGTGGCCGTGGTGGAGCTGCAGGACAGCGTGCCGGGCTTTGTCCCCCCGCGCCCAGCACACACCTTCCTCCCAG GGATCGTGGCCAGCAACACCCGGGACACCAGCGCGGGGACCACCTACCCGCACCTCAACTTCTGCATCCCCATCACCATCCTGCAGCCCCTCGTCGCGCGCTACCGATGCACCAGGGACCCCAACGCCTTCGCCGAGCTCAACCGGGCGGGTGAGGGCGTGCAGGCGGCTTGGTGGCTCCAGCGGCAGCCGGGACCCCCCAGCAAGCTCTGA